CAGGCAGGATTGCCAAAGGCAGGATTGCGATGACAAGCCTCCGATCCCTCATGGCTGTTGGCGCCGGTATTGCCGGCCTGGCCGTGTCCAGCGCTTCGGCCCTGGCCGCGGAAGGCGGCGGTGCAGGCTTGCCGCAGCTTGATCCCAGCACTTTCGCGACCCAGATCTTCTGGCTCGCGGTGACCTTCATCGTGCTCTATCTGCTGATGTCGCGCGTGGCGCTGCCGCGTGTGCGTGACGTCCTGGAAGAGCGCGAGCGCCGCATCACTGACGACCTGGAGAAAGCCCAGCGTCTGAAGGAAGAGGCGGAAACCGTGCTGGCGGAATACGAGAAGGCGCTGGCCGATGCCCGCGCCAGCGCGCAGGCGCTGTTCGCCGAGGCCGCCGAGAAGGCCAATGCGGAAGCCGCCAAGCGTCAGCAGGACATGTCGCAGAAGCTGGCCAAGCAGCTTGAAAAGGCGGAAAGCCGTGTTCAGGCCGCGAAGACCGAGGCGCTGGACAATATCCGCCAGGTCGCCACGGATGTGGCGCGCGATGCGGCGGCCCGGCTGATCGGTGGCGACGTCGGCGAGGACGATGCCGCCAAGGCCGTCACGGCCGCCATGAAAGACGCAGGCTAAGGGGGCGGTCATGCTGCAGGACACCAATTTCTGGGTTGCCGTCTCCTTCGTGATCTTCGTCGCACTGGCCTACAAGCCGGCGATGCGGCAGATCGGCGGCGCCCTCGATGGCCGGGCGGAGCGTATCCGCCAGCAGATCGAGGAAGCGCAGCAGCTGCGCGAGGACGCCCAGGCGTTGCTCGCCTCCTACAAGCGCAAGCAGCGTGACGCGCTGCAGGAGGCCGAGGAGATCGTGGCGCATGCCCGCGAGGAATCGAAGCGCCAGCAGCAGCAGGCCGAGGCTGACCTCGAAGCGCTGCTGAAGCGGCGTGAGGCGCAGGCGCTGGAGAAGATCGCCCAGGCCGAAGCCAAGGCGCTGCAGGAAGTGCGCGAGAAGGCGGTCGATGTCGCCATCGCGGCGACCCGTCGCCTGCTCGACGAGAAGCTGGACGCCAAGGCCTCCAACGCGCTGATCGACAACGCCATCGACGAGCTGCCCGGCAAGCTGCACTAAGCGGCGCTGCCGCCAGACAAGAGTTTGGGAACCCCCGGCCCGCGCCGGGGGTTTTCTTATGAGCTTCGCCCCGAAATCGGGTGACGTTATACTTCTGCCCGCTCTCAGCGATCCCGGACGGATACCCGATGGCCATCGATCCTTACAAGCGGCGGCAGCAGCGCCTGGACGCCAAACGCGGCGTGAAGCGGGTGGATGAGGATGCCGAGGAGGGCATGCCCGGCCTGCCGCGCATCAGCCGCAGCGGCAAGTTCCTGCTGACCGCCAGCATCGTCGCCGCCATCGCGACCATCGGCGCGGTGTTCTGGGATCGCGAATCGGTGAAGCGCGCGGATACCGCCGACCCCGACAACGCGGCCCAGGTGCAGCTGGGACGGGCGGTCTATTTCGGCCATTGCGCCTATTGTCATGGCGATGCGCTGGAAGGCAAGCCGGGCTGGCAGCAGACCTTCCCGCAGGGCGGCAGGCCGCCGACCCCACTGGATGCCGACGGGCCGTCCCCGCTGCGCAGCGACAAGGCGCTGTTCGAGATCGTGAAATATGGCGGCCAGCCCTACTCGCCGCGCGGTTACCGCAACGATATGCCGGGCTATGAGCACCGGCTGGACGATGCCGAGATCTGGGCCGTCATCGCCTATGTGCAGAAGCAGTGGCCCGATGCGGTGCGCGAAGAGCGCCGGGATCTGAATCGCTAGCGCCAGACGATGCGCGGCACCGGCGCGAGGCGTGCCGGCCCGATATAGAGATAGCCATCCTGCACGGTCACCGGGGCGTTCAGTGTCGGCCGGCCATCGCTGCCCGGCTTCTCCAGCAGGCCGAAGGCGACAGCGGCGATGCTGGCATCCTGCGGGCGGACCCAGCCCATCGCGACCAGCTTCTGCAACAGCGGCCCATGGCCGGACAGGGTGGCGCTCAACGCGCCGACCGGCTGCAGGGCCGGGTCCAGCGCCAGCGTGCCGGAGGCATCGAGGCTGAGCGGCGCCCAGTCGAGCGACAGGCTTTCGATTTCCAGCGTGCCCCCTGCGTCCCGCCAGGCGGCAAGCCGCGCACGGTCCGGCGGGGTGGGCAGCGCCCCCATGATGGTGGCCCGGAAGGACAGGTCGGCCGGCCCTTCGACCGGCAGCGCCTGGCGGCTGGCGATGGCCAGCCCGCTGAGGTCAGCCTCGACGAACAGGCCGGGGTCGGTGTGGCCGCGCGGCGCTTCCTCCGGCAGCCGGGCGGCAAGGCGCAGCGTCTCCGCCGTCGCGCCCTGCAGGCCAGCTCCCGGTGCCAGCGCCAGCCGGGACAGGGTGGCATCGGCTTCGGCGATGCGCCCGGAACCGTCCAGACTGAGTGTTCCCTCCGCCCGGTCGAAGGCAAGTTCGCGCCCGTTCAGCAGGGCCGCCTGCTTGCCGTCGCTGGTGAAGGCAATCTTATGCAGCTGCCAGGGCAGTGCCTCCAGCGTCAGGCTTTCCGCCTGCCAGGACCAGGCATTACCGCCGCGTTCCTGGATCAGGCGCGGGGCGCTGAGGCGCGCGCGGAACTGAAGCGGGAAACCATCAAATGTCAGTTCGCGCCAGCCGGCCTCCACCCCCTGCGCCCGCTGCTGCTCGGCCCAGCGCTCGATGCCCTGCTCCAGCCGGTCGGCCATCAGGTGCCAGTAGGCGGCATAGGCGGTGCCCAGGATGACGAGGAAGGCGGCGATGAGGAAGGAACGGCTGGGCATGGATCATCCGGGTTCGTGGCGGGTTGGTGGCGGGACTGGTGGCAGATGGGCCCAAGGGCGGTGGCTGGCATGCCGGACAGGCTATTCCGGCAGGCTGTTGCATTCCATATAGTGGCGCACAGCATGCGCAACGATGATTTCCTTCACTCTCCGCTGTTCCGCTCCGCCGACCCCGAGGGCCGGGCGCATCGCCTGTTCGACTATCGGGGGCCGGGCGAAGGCGATGCCTGGGTGTTCGGCTATGGCTCGCTGATGTGGGACCCGGGTTTCCCCCATATCGAGGCGGTGCCGGCACGGCTGCAGGGCTATCACCGGCGCTTCTGCGTCTATTCCTACCGCTATCGCGGGACGCCGGAAAAGCCGGGGCTGGTGCTGGGGCTGGACCGGGGCGGGGCGTGCAACGGCATCGCCTACCGAGTGGCCGCGTCGGACCTTCCCGATATCTCGACCTATCTGTGGCACCGGGAGATGGGCAATGGCGTCTATCGTGCCGGGCCGCGGCAGCTGCTGGCGGGCGGCACCGGCATCCAGGCGCTGTGCTTCGTCGCCAACCCAGGCAACCCGCACTATGCCGGCCATCTCGACCGGCTGCAGGTGGCCTCCATCGTTGCCAGCGCCATCGGCGGGCGCGGTGCGTGCCGCGAGTATTTTCTGAACACGCTGGAACGGCTGCGCGCGATGGGGCTGCGCGACCGTTCGCTGCTGGCGGTGGGACGGCTGGTCGCGGCGCTGGATGCGGGGCAGGTGGCGGCGCCTGTGCTGCCGCCGGCCCGCCCAGATCCCGATCACTTCTAGTCGATGCTGAAATCGCTGCCGAGGTGGAACAGGCAGTCGCCGCGCTCGGTCCGGCCCGGGATGCGCTTGCACACCACCACGCCGGATTCCTCGAAGCAGACCTCGGCCGGCTCCTTCCACGGCGTCTCCGGAAAGTGGATCAGGGCGGCGGGCTGGCCCTTAACCACCTCGTCGCCGAGATTGACCAGCGGCTCCCACAGCCCATCCTCGCTGGCATAGACGAACCAGGCCTGGCTCGGCGCGCGGGTCAGGCGCACCGGCAGCTCCTCGGACAGTTCCTTCGCCGGATTCTTCAGGCTGCCGATATGGGCCAGCACGCGACGCACGCCGCGCTTGGCGATCTTCAGGATGTCCGGCGTCACCGTGCCGCTGCCGCCCATCTCCGTCAGGATCGAGATCACGCCCTGGCGCGCGGCGGCGGCGGTCGAGGTGCGATCCTCCGTGCCCGGCGGGAACATGAAGCCGATGGGCGCGCCGAACACCTTCATCAGGTCATAGACCTTGTGGCTTTCCTCCGGCGTACGGCCCTGCCGGCCAACCACGGTCGGCAGGTAATTCAGTGAGGAGCCGCCGGAATGCAGATCGACCATGTAGTCGCTGTCGGCCAGCAGCACCGATTCGATGTAGTGCGCGATGATCGGCGTCGGCGTGCTGTCGGCATTGCCGGGGAAGGAACGGTTGAGGTTGCCCTCGTCGATGGGCGAGGTGCGCAGGCCGGCATGGGCGGCCGGATAGTTCGCCATCGGCAGGATGATGATGCGGCCCTTGATGTCCTCGGGCTGGAGCGTGCGGGCAAGATCGCACAGCGTCACCTGCCCTTCATATTCGTCGCCATGATTGCCCGACATCAGCAGCACGCGCGGGCCATCGCCATTCTTGATGCAGACCACCGGGATCGGCAGCCAGCCATAGGCGGAGCGATGCACCGAATGCGGCAGCCGCAGGAAGCCGGTCTGCTTGCCGTCCCTGGAAAAATCGACGGTCGTGGAAATGCGGCTGGGGCGGGGGGCGGCACTGCTTGTCATGGCGGGTTCCTTCGGCCTCCGGGAGAGCGGAGAAGAATTTAGGATAGTAATACCAACAGCCTGTCTGGTTAAGCAGATTGGGTCGCGCAGGTACTGAGGTAGGCTGGAAATCGGTCTATGACGTTCCGATGAAATTCTGCTGTTGGAAAGTCCTAATTTTTGCCGAAATTGCATAGGTGACGTGTGTTGACATCACATCGTAACCCCTGCTTTGATCCCCGGTCTCAACGGCAATCCTATAAAACAGCTGACTCTAATTCAGGCGATCATTTGCCGTTGTCTATATTTTGGGTTCCAAGGAGGCTTTTTCAGTATGCAACGACGATATCTTTCCACTGCGGCGCTTGCCGCGGTGCTGTCCGCCGGTCTGATGGCGGGCCCGGCTGACGCCAAGGAGCTGCGCTGGGCGTTCCAGACCGACACCACGTCCCTCGATCCGATGGGTCACAACGTCACCTTCACCTTCTCCGTGCTGGGCAATGTCTATGAAGGCCTGGTGCGCCGCGGCGCCGATCTTGAGATCGAGCCGGCGCTGGCCGAGAAGTGGGAAATCGTCGAGCCGAACCGCTGGCGCTTCCATCTGCGCAAGGGTGTGAAGTTCCACAACGGCAACGACTTCAATGCCGATGACGTGATCTTCAGCTACCAGCGCATCAACAATCCGGACTCCAACGTCCGCGACCGCGTTGCCGGCGTGACGGAAGTCGTCAAGGTTGACGATTACACGGTTGATTTCGTGACGGAGGTGCCGAACCCCATCCTGATCTCCCAGTGGGAGAGCTTCTTCATGATGGACAAGGAATGGTCCGAGGCCAATGGCGCGACCGTTCCGACCAACACCACCAAGGGCATCGAGAGCTATGCCGGGCAGCACGCCAATGGCACCGGCCCGTTCAAGATCACCGAGCGCACCGTCGATGTGCGCACCGTGTTCGTGCCGAATACCGAGTGGTGGGACAAGGCGACGCATAACCTGACCAAGGTCACCATGACCCCGATCACCCAGTCGGCGACGCGCGTTGCGGCGCTGCTGTCGGGCGAGATCGACATGATGTATCCGGCCCCGCTGCAGGATATCGACCGGATCAACAACAACCAGGGCACCAGCGTCATCAGCGGCCCTGAGCTGCGCACCATCTTCCTGGGCATGGACCAGTTCCGCGACAAGGCGCTGGGCACCAACACCGACAAGAACCCGTTCAAGGATGCGCGGGTGCGCAAGGCGGTCTATCAGGCGATCGATATCGAGCTGATCAAGAAGCGCATCATGCGCGGCCTGGCCGACCCGACCTCGATCATGATCTCGCCGAAGCTGTTCGCCCTTTCCGATCAGGTTTCGCGCTGGCCGTACGATCCCGAGGCGTCCAAGAAGCTGCTGGCCGAGGCCGGCTATCCGGACGGTTTCGAGACCCGCATGGATTGCCCGAACGACCGCTATGTGAACGATGCGCAGATCTGCCAGGCGATCACCGCCATGCTGGCGCGCGTCGGCATCAAGCTGAACATGCGGGCCTATCCGAAGGCGCAGTTCTTCGCCGACATCAACCGTGGCAAGCAGGACTTCGCGATCTACCTGCTGGGCTGGACCCCGTCCAGCTTCGACAGCCACAATGTTTATTACAACCTGATGTCCACCTGGAACGAGAAGACCGGCCAGGGCCGCGTCAACTATGGCGATTTCAGCGATCCGCGGATCGACGAGATCACCAAGCTGATCCTGACCGAGACCGACCAGGCCAAGCGTGACAAGCTGATCCTTGAAGGCTACCAGATCGTCAAGGAGCAGGCCTACTACATCCCGCTGCACCAGCAGGCCGTCG
The genomic region above belongs to Oceanibaculum indicum P24 and contains:
- a CDS encoding F0F1 ATP synthase subunit B family protein, which translates into the protein MTSLRSLMAVGAGIAGLAVSSASALAAEGGGAGLPQLDPSTFATQIFWLAVTFIVLYLLMSRVALPRVRDVLEERERRITDDLEKAQRLKEEAETVLAEYEKALADARASAQALFAEAAEKANAEAAKRQQDMSQKLAKQLEKAESRVQAAKTEALDNIRQVATDVARDAAARLIGGDVGEDDAAKAVTAAMKDAG
- a CDS encoding F0F1 ATP synthase subunit B family protein → MLQDTNFWVAVSFVIFVALAYKPAMRQIGGALDGRAERIRQQIEEAQQLREDAQALLASYKRKQRDALQEAEEIVAHAREESKRQQQQAEADLEALLKRREAQALEKIAQAEAKALQEVREKAVDVAIAATRRLLDEKLDAKASNALIDNAIDELPGKLH
- a CDS encoding c-type cytochrome, whose amino-acid sequence is MAIDPYKRRQQRLDAKRGVKRVDEDAEEGMPGLPRISRSGKFLLTASIVAAIATIGAVFWDRESVKRADTADPDNAAQVQLGRAVYFGHCAYCHGDALEGKPGWQQTFPQGGRPPTPLDADGPSPLRSDKALFEIVKYGGQPYSPRGYRNDMPGYEHRLDDAEIWAVIAYVQKQWPDAVREERRDLNR
- a CDS encoding DUF2125 domain-containing protein — protein: MPSRSFLIAAFLVILGTAYAAYWHLMADRLEQGIERWAEQQRAQGVEAGWRELTFDGFPLQFRARLSAPRLIQERGGNAWSWQAESLTLEALPWQLHKIAFTSDGKQAALLNGRELAFDRAEGTLSLDGSGRIAEADATLSRLALAPGAGLQGATAETLRLAARLPEEAPRGHTDPGLFVEADLSGLAIASRQALPVEGPADLSFRATIMGALPTPPDRARLAAWRDAGGTLEIESLSLDWAPLSLDASGTLALDPALQPVGALSATLSGHGPLLQKLVAMGWVRPQDASIAAVAFGLLEKPGSDGRPTLNAPVTVQDGYLYIGPARLAPVPRIVWR
- a CDS encoding gamma-glutamylcyclotransferase, whose translation is MRNDDFLHSPLFRSADPEGRAHRLFDYRGPGEGDAWVFGYGSLMWDPGFPHIEAVPARLQGYHRRFCVYSYRYRGTPEKPGLVLGLDRGGACNGIAYRVAASDLPDISTYLWHREMGNGVYRAGPRQLLAGGTGIQALCFVANPGNPHYAGHLDRLQVASIVASAIGGRGACREYFLNTLERLRAMGLRDRSLLAVGRLVAALDAGQVAAPVLPPARPDPDHF
- a CDS encoding succinylglutamate desuccinylase/aspartoacylase family protein; this encodes MTSSAAPRPSRISTTVDFSRDGKQTGFLRLPHSVHRSAYGWLPIPVVCIKNGDGPRVLLMSGNHGDEYEGQVTLCDLARTLQPEDIKGRIIILPMANYPAAHAGLRTSPIDEGNLNRSFPGNADSTPTPIIAHYIESVLLADSDYMVDLHSGGSSLNYLPTVVGRQGRTPEESHKVYDLMKVFGAPIGFMFPPGTEDRTSTAAAARQGVISILTEMGGSGTVTPDILKIAKRGVRRVLAHIGSLKNPAKELSEELPVRLTRAPSQAWFVYASEDGLWEPLVNLGDEVVKGQPAALIHFPETPWKEPAEVCFEESGVVVCKRIPGRTERGDCLFHLGSDFSID
- a CDS encoding ABC transporter substrate-binding protein, yielding MQRRYLSTAALAAVLSAGLMAGPADAKELRWAFQTDTTSLDPMGHNVTFTFSVLGNVYEGLVRRGADLEIEPALAEKWEIVEPNRWRFHLRKGVKFHNGNDFNADDVIFSYQRINNPDSNVRDRVAGVTEVVKVDDYTVDFVTEVPNPILISQWESFFMMDKEWSEANGATVPTNTTKGIESYAGQHANGTGPFKITERTVDVRTVFVPNTEWWDKATHNLTKVTMTPITQSATRVAALLSGEIDMMYPAPLQDIDRINNNQGTSVISGPELRTIFLGMDQFRDKALGTNTDKNPFKDARVRKAVYQAIDIELIKKRIMRGLADPTSIMISPKLFALSDQVSRWPYDPEASKKLLAEAGYPDGFETRMDCPNDRYVNDAQICQAITAMLARVGIKLNMRAYPKAQFFADINRGKQDFAIYLLGWTPSSFDSHNVYYNLMSTWNEKTGQGRVNYGDFSDPRIDEITKLILTETDQAKRDKLILEGYQIVKEQAYYIPLHQQAVVWAARDTIELKQRADNQFHFRHVTVK